In Paludibacter propionicigenes WB4, the genomic window TTCCGAATTCTGAAAGCAAAGGAGATAAATTGCGATTGAAATTCTCATTTAGAATATTGTATATGCAATAACCGTTGTTGTTTCCAATCCACAAATTTCCGTTATAATCTTCCTGAATATCGTTGATTGAGTTTGAGTTTAAACTGGTAGTGTCGTTCTTAACTGATTTGTAAATTTTTACTCTGTAGCCATCATATCGGTTAAGACCATAATTAGTCCCAAACCACATGAATCCTCTGCTATCTTTAAAGATACATTTAATTTGATTATTCGACAATCCGTTTGTGTTGTCAAGTCTGGCAAAATTAAAAGATTCAGCATGTAAGCCTAAAACTCCAAACAGGAAAAATGCAAGTATGTATTTTTTCATAAAAGATATAAGCATTTTATTTTCTCAGACAAATGTATAAAATAAATACGTTTAAATTTCAGACCATTAGACTTATTATCATTTTAGTCCTTCCATGTAAACATTTGACCCCTGTCTGTTATCAAATATGCCCAGTGATAAGAACATCTGCGCTATTTAATATGATCA contains:
- a CDS encoding ligand-binding sensor domain-containing protein, which codes for MKKYILAFFLFGVLGLHAESFNFARLDNTNGLSNNQIKCIFKDSRGFMWFGTNYGLNRYDGYRVKIYKSVKNDTTSLNSNSINDIQEDYNGNLWIGNNNGYCIYNILNENFNRNLSPLLSEFGIHFKPSIVEIDNQKNFYFYEANHGLFEYDIKNKKLIRFIIQSKNFKSTISSIKAQNDFIWILFTNGLIERFNKN